The following coding sequences are from one Comamonas koreensis window:
- a CDS encoding transcriptional regulator produces the protein MSQTVADASVAKATCETVANAIDFVFMKLSEYFLKPNALSVGELRARISAKSDAQVRQWRDGYQNRRPSPAYAVAIEQATDGQVTRKDLYPSEWGAIWPELIKSKKEAA, from the coding sequence ATGAGCCAGACAGTAGCAGATGCTTCAGTAGCAAAAGCTACTTGCGAAACTGTAGCAAATGCTATAGACTTTGTTTTCATGAAGCTATCCGAGTATTTCTTGAAGCCAAACGCCCTCAGCGTTGGGGAGTTGCGTGCGCGCATTAGTGCGAAGAGTGATGCCCAGGTTCGCCAATGGCGGGATGGCTATCAAAACCGCCGGCCAAGTCCTGCCTACGCAGTAGCGATCGAGCAAGCAACTGACGGGCAGGTCACTCGCAAAGACCTGTACCCAAGTGAGTGGGGCGCCATTTGGCCAGAACTCATCAAGAGCAAAAAGGAGGCTGCATGA
- a CDS encoding S24 family peptidase — MDEHELQEWRIKRLADLAQREGGNAALGRRLGYKDGAYVGQMLRGERVISEKTVMAVHNIPGYTGWFDTEDDAVRPTLIALENNPDFPAIRRVVFKLSAGASGFSVSYLDGSAPPIVFQRSWYESKGYRPEKLFATTVVNGSMEPGLYDGDTVVVNTEQTEPMDGTVFAVNYEGELVIKRLVRDEGKWWLSSDNPDKRLYPRKACHEGVFLLGEIVHKQSERI; from the coding sequence ATGGATGAACATGAGCTTCAGGAGTGGCGCATTAAGCGTTTGGCAGACCTTGCCCAGCGGGAAGGGGGCAACGCTGCGCTTGGGCGTCGCCTTGGGTACAAAGACGGCGCGTACGTAGGTCAAATGTTGCGTGGCGAGCGCGTAATCAGTGAAAAGACCGTGATGGCGGTCCACAACATCCCAGGCTATACGGGATGGTTCGACACCGAAGATGACGCCGTCAGACCAACTTTGATAGCGCTAGAAAACAACCCAGATTTCCCTGCAATCCGGCGAGTGGTGTTCAAGCTGTCGGCCGGCGCATCGGGTTTTAGCGTGTCATATTTGGATGGCTCCGCCCCGCCCATCGTCTTCCAGCGCAGCTGGTACGAGAGCAAAGGTTACAGGCCTGAAAAGCTGTTCGCGACTACTGTAGTGAACGGGAGCATGGAACCAGGTTTGTACGACGGCGATACTGTCGTAGTAAATACGGAGCAGACTGAGCCAATGGATGGCACAGTCTTCGCTGTTAACTATGAGGGTGAGCTCGTCATCAAGCGCTTAGTGCGTGACGAGGGTAAGTGGTGGTTGTCTTCAGATAATCCTGACAAGCGCCTGTATCCGCGCAAGGCATGCCATGAAGGAGTGTTTTTGCTCGGGGAGATCGTCCATAAGCAAAGCGAGCGAATATGA